A genome region from Geothermobacter hydrogeniphilus includes the following:
- a CDS encoding DUF2062 domain-containing protein produces the protein MYRRWGFVRLLKLLLIRFVRLQGTPNEISRGVALGIAIGMTPTFGFQMVIAAFWAWVLKESKVAAILGVWITNPLTAPFIYALEYETGRTMLGMDFVSLPHELTFATLSNLGWQVILPLCVGSLVWTVFSWFAAYYLCLKLAPMAKRLRVPRWPRKPTS, from the coding sequence ATGTATCGCAGGTGGGGGTTTGTCAGACTGCTCAAACTGCTCCTGATTCGTTTTGTCAGGCTGCAGGGGACGCCGAATGAGATCAGCCGCGGGGTTGCCCTCGGCATCGCCATCGGTATGACCCCGACCTTCGGTTTCCAGATGGTGATCGCCGCATTCTGGGCCTGGGTTCTCAAGGAGAGCAAGGTTGCCGCCATCCTCGGGGTCTGGATCACCAACCCGCTGACCGCGCCGTTTATCTATGCCCTTGAATATGAAACCGGTCGCACCATGCTCGGCATGGACTTTGTTTCCCTGCCGCATGAACTGACTTTTGCCACTCTCAGCAACCTTGGATGGCAGGTGATTCTGCCGCTCTGTGTCGGCAGCCTGGTATGGACCGTATTCAGCTGGTTTGCCGCCTATTATCTCTGTCTCAAACTCGCTCCGATGGCCAAGCGTCTACGGGTGCCCCGCTGGCCGAGAAAGCCCACATCCTGA
- a CDS encoding peptidylprolyl isomerase: MSSTEQVVARVNGTPINRFDLDNAIQGYAMEQHRKTMDQLDADQLREAEDFALEKLVARELIFQEAMAGGFVADEQTIEEERQKIVANFPSEEEFAATLAKAGLDSESYRRMLRQDVTVNQFSEQQIMGLPEPDLDAVESFYREHPEQMIRRGRVRACHILVKAPATERDQAREKIEQLRQQATADNFADLARRSSDCPSATGGGDLGYFRRGDMVAEFEQAAFSQPVGEVGAPVETQFGFHLIMVLDREEDQRMSLEEARPQIVRFLQGQAGAEKLRAWVEQLRDKAVIELNIAVD, translated from the coding sequence ATGAGTTCAACCGAACAGGTCGTCGCCCGTGTCAACGGCACCCCCATCAATCGATTTGACCTGGATAATGCTATCCAGGGCTATGCCATGGAACAGCACCGCAAGACCATGGACCAGCTCGATGCCGACCAGCTCCGGGAGGCCGAGGATTTCGCTCTCGAAAAGCTGGTTGCCCGTGAGTTGATATTCCAGGAAGCGATGGCCGGCGGTTTCGTCGCTGATGAACAGACCATCGAAGAGGAGCGGCAGAAGATTGTTGCCAACTTCCCCAGTGAAGAGGAGTTTGCCGCAACCCTGGCCAAGGCCGGGCTTGATAGTGAATCCTATCGCCGTATGCTGCGCCAGGATGTGACCGTCAACCAGTTCTCCGAACAGCAGATCATGGGCCTTCCTGAGCCGGACCTGGACGCGGTCGAATCCTTTTACCGGGAGCATCCGGAGCAGATGATTCGCCGGGGCAGGGTGCGCGCCTGCCACATCCTGGTCAAGGCCCCTGCAACTGAGCGGGATCAGGCGCGGGAAAAGATCGAGCAGCTGCGGCAGCAGGCAACGGCCGACAACTTTGCCGACCTGGCCCGACGCAGTTCCGACTGCCCGAGCGCCACCGGCGGCGGTGATCTCGGTTATTTCCGCCGTGGTGACATGGTCGCCGAGTTCGAGCAGGCGGCTTTTTCGCAACCGGTCGGTGAAGTCGGCGCCCCGGTTGAAACCCAGTTCGGTTTCCACCTGATCATGGTCCTCGACCGTGAGGAAGACCAGCGGATGAGCCTCGAGGAAGCTCGTCCGCAGATCGTTCGTTTTCTGCAGGGGCAGGCGGGAGCGGAAAAATTGCGCGCCTGGGTTGAGCAGCTGCGCGACAAGGCGGTGATCGAACTGAACATCGCTGTGGATTGA
- the rsmA gene encoding 16S rRNA (adenine(1518)-N(6)/adenine(1519)-N(6))-dimethyltransferase RsmA produces the protein MSVNQGHRAKKRFGQNFLRDRHVVGEILAAAEITATDRVLEIGPGLGALTDGLLRAAGEVLIMELDRDLLQRWQQRPEPNLRVLAGDALKLDWPQLLEPAPVKLVANLPYNISSQVIFKILDHRQLFSRLVLMFQKEVGERLRAAPGCRDYGILSVLCRQWFDIRRVVKVPPQAFRPAPKVDSVVLRFDPLPEPRVVVDQPELFLRVVKGAFVQRRKTLRNSLLAAGFEAGVLDAALQRSDILPTRRGETLELEEFARLTRNLQA, from the coding sequence ATGTCTGTCAATCAAGGCCACCGTGCCAAGAAGCGGTTCGGCCAGAATTTTCTGCGTGATCGCCATGTGGTGGGAGAAATCCTGGCCGCCGCCGAAATCACGGCCACCGACCGGGTTCTGGAGATCGGTCCCGGGCTCGGTGCCCTGACCGATGGACTGCTGCGGGCCGCCGGCGAGGTCCTGATCATGGAACTGGATCGCGACCTGCTGCAGCGTTGGCAGCAGCGGCCGGAGCCCAACCTGCGGGTTCTGGCCGGAGACGCCCTCAAGCTCGACTGGCCGCAGTTGCTTGAACCCGCGCCGGTCAAGCTGGTTGCCAATCTGCCGTACAATATTTCCAGCCAGGTCATCTTCAAAATTCTCGATCACCGGCAGCTGTTTTCCCGACTGGTGCTGATGTTCCAGAAAGAGGTCGGTGAGCGTCTGCGCGCCGCGCCGGGCTGCCGTGATTATGGCATCCTGTCGGTGCTTTGCCGACAGTGGTTCGATATTCGCCGGGTTGTCAAGGTTCCGCCCCAGGCGTTTCGACCGGCTCCCAAAGTTGATTCGGTGGTGCTGCGGTTCGATCCGTTGCCCGAACCGCGGGTGGTTGTCGACCAGCCGGAACTGTTTCTGCGGGTGGTCAAGGGAGCCTTTGTTCAGCGCCGGAAAACCCTGCGCAACAGTTTGCTCGCGGCTGGTTTTGAAGCCGGAGTGCTTGATGCCGCCCTGCAGCGCAGCGACATTCTGCCGACCCGTCGCGGAGAAACCCTCGAGCTTGAGGAGTTCGCCCGTTTGACCCGTAATCTTCAGGCCTGA
- a CDS encoding GeoRSP system radical SAM/SPASM protein, which translates to MADAKMGLLSAPLTFNWTLSYRCNFSCSHCYSREEQAAELGTADIKRIVDILAAKKIPFINFGGGEPLIREDLFEIAAYAAEQGLNVSMNSNGWLVDADNASRLAAAGFKSVGISIDSAEASLHDDFRCMPGSFARAVAALDHLRRAGIRTTMSAVISRINYRNFRDILDLAREHDVSQVYLHNFKCSGRGFKNREELDLDPGEWKAFYLEALEVKNSTEAPAISFDDPVIASLPGYDADPLVKGSSCGKLSLHLRPNGDITPCGFIPLVVGNILNQDFDEIWNGSDVLQKMRNKEAKGKCAGCSSYGDCLGGCTARAFATTGDFSEPDPHCWK; encoded by the coding sequence ATGGCTGATGCAAAGATGGGCCTGCTTTCGGCGCCGCTGACATTCAACTGGACCCTCTCCTACCGCTGTAATTTCAGCTGCAGTCACTGCTACAGTCGCGAAGAGCAGGCGGCCGAGCTGGGGACCGCCGATATCAAACGTATCGTCGACATCCTGGCAGCCAAGAAGATCCCGTTCATCAATTTCGGTGGTGGTGAGCCGCTGATTCGGGAGGACCTGTTCGAGATCGCCGCCTATGCCGCTGAACAGGGGCTGAATGTGTCGATGAACTCCAACGGCTGGCTCGTCGATGCGGACAATGCGTCCCGGCTGGCCGCGGCCGGATTCAAGAGCGTCGGCATCAGTATCGACAGTGCTGAGGCGTCCCTGCACGATGATTTCCGCTGCATGCCCGGTTCCTTCGCGCGGGCCGTTGCCGCCCTCGACCACCTGCGCCGGGCCGGTATCCGCACCACCATGAGCGCGGTGATTTCGCGCATCAATTACCGGAATTTCCGGGATATCCTCGACCTTGCCCGGGAGCATGATGTCAGCCAGGTCTACCTGCATAACTTCAAGTGCAGCGGCCGCGGTTTCAAGAATCGTGAAGAACTCGACCTTGACCCGGGAGAATGGAAAGCCTTTTATCTTGAGGCACTTGAGGTCAAGAACAGCACTGAGGCTCCGGCGATTTCCTTCGACGATCCGGTGATCGCTTCTCTGCCCGGTTACGATGCCGACCCCCTGGTCAAGGGGAGCAGCTGCGGCAAACTCTCCCTGCACCTGCGGCCGAACGGAGATATCACTCCCTGCGGGTTTATTCCGTTGGTGGTGGGAAATATTCTCAACCAGGATTTCGACGAAATCTGGAACGGTTCCGATGTGCTGCAGAAAATGCGGAACAAGGAGGCGAAGGGCAAATGCGCCGGCTGCTCGTCCTACGGTGACTGCCTCGGCGGCTGTACGGCCCGCGCCTTTGCCACCACCGGTGACTTCTCCGAGCCCGATCCTCATTGCTGGAAATGA
- a CDS encoding PhoH family protein, translated as MKKTYILDTNVLLHDPQAIFKFEDNNLAIPITVIEEIDGFKKNLNETGRNARQFSRFLDALRKDHSLTEGVPLESGGNLTVELYTEEALNRLPPELRSDRGDNRILAVALKFKERLDGPVVFVTKDTNLRIKADAIGLTAEDYESDKVSIDELYTGATEILVGKDQVDDFYARGFLEIDCECRANQFVTLVDESNPSHTALARYQCPLNRLVALIPTPKEGLWGIHPRNREQQFAFDLLLNDDIQLVSLIGMAGTGKTLLALAAGLHMAADEDHYNRLLVSRPVFPLGRDLGFLPGDIEEKLAPWMQPIFDNIELLLGSVDEEGKRKRGYRELVDMGLLEIEALTYIRGRSIPNQYLIVDESQNLTPHEIKTIVTRAGEGTKVVLTGDPYQIDNPYVDSSSNGLTYVVEKFKDQDVAGHITLQKGERSCLAELAANLL; from the coding sequence ATGAAAAAAACCTATATTCTCGACACCAATGTTCTGCTGCATGATCCGCAGGCCATTTTCAAGTTTGAAGACAACAACCTGGCGATTCCGATTACCGTCATCGAGGAGATTGACGGTTTCAAGAAGAATCTCAATGAAACAGGTAGAAATGCCCGCCAGTTCTCACGTTTTCTTGATGCGCTCCGTAAGGACCACAGCCTTACCGAGGGGGTGCCGCTCGAATCCGGGGGCAACCTGACGGTTGAACTCTACACGGAAGAGGCCCTCAACCGGCTGCCGCCAGAGTTGCGCAGCGACCGGGGGGACAACCGTATTCTCGCTGTGGCGCTGAAATTCAAGGAGCGGCTTGACGGTCCGGTTGTCTTTGTCACCAAGGACACCAACCTGCGCATCAAGGCCGACGCCATCGGCTTGACGGCCGAGGATTACGAATCGGACAAGGTGTCCATCGATGAACTCTATACCGGTGCCACTGAAATCCTGGTCGGCAAGGATCAGGTCGATGATTTCTATGCCCGCGGATTTCTCGAAATCGACTGTGAGTGCCGTGCCAACCAGTTCGTGACCCTGGTGGATGAAAGCAACCCCTCGCACACCGCACTGGCCCGTTACCAGTGTCCGCTCAATCGTCTTGTCGCCCTGATTCCCACGCCCAAGGAAGGTCTCTGGGGCATTCACCCGCGCAATCGTGAGCAACAGTTCGCTTTCGACCTGCTGCTCAATGATGATATCCAGCTGGTCAGCCTGATCGGCATGGCCGGTACCGGTAAAACCCTGCTGGCTCTGGCGGCCGGCCTGCACATGGCGGCCGACGAGGATCACTACAACCGACTGCTGGTTTCCCGTCCGGTTTTTCCGCTTGGCCGTGATCTCGGTTTTCTGCCCGGAGATATCGAGGAGAAGCTGGCCCCCTGGATGCAGCCGATCTTCGACAATATCGAGTTGCTGCTCGGTTCGGTGGACGAAGAGGGCAAGCGGAAGCGCGGTTATCGTGAACTGGTCGATATGGGTCTCCTGGAAATCGAGGCGCTGACCTATATCCGCGGTCGCTCGATTCCCAACCAGTACCTTATCGTCGATGAATCGCAGAACCTGACCCCCCACGAAATCAAGACCATCGTCACCCGTGCCGGGGAAGGGACCAAGGTTGTTCTTACCGGAGACCCCTACCAGATAGATAATCCGTATGTCGATTCGTCCAGTAATGGTTTGACCTACGTGGTGGAAAAGTTTAAAGACCAGGATGTTGCCGGGCATATCACCCTGCAGAAGGGAGAACGTTCCTGCCTGGCGGAATTGGCGGCGAACCTGTTATGA
- the tsaD gene encoding tRNA (adenosine(37)-N6)-threonylcarbamoyltransferase complex transferase subunit TsaD codes for MLLLCIESSCDETAAAVVRDGREPLSSVIATQIDVHARYGGVVPEIASRQHLEAISPVIDQALEEAGCRLDDIEGLVVTRGPGLVGALLIGVSVAKALAWSRRLPLIGVHHIEGHILSPLLEREIAFPYLALAVSGGHTHLYRVDGIGRYRILGRTLDDAAGEAFDKVAKLLGLGYPGGAVIDRLASEGDPRAIRFPRPMLNRDNLDFSFSGIKTSVMNHVRSTGALSERQVRDVAAGFQAAVVEVLTAKTLRAAEEENLERIVVAGGVACNSGLRRRFAAESGARGMRVDFPSPALCGDNAAMLGVAGDYYLRNGARASLDLNAVPVWPLDQAAPMMA; via the coding sequence ATGCTGTTGCTCTGTATCGAAAGTTCATGCGATGAGACCGCCGCCGCCGTTGTCCGTGACGGACGCGAGCCGCTGTCCAGCGTCATAGCCACGCAGATCGATGTTCATGCCCGCTACGGCGGCGTGGTGCCCGAGATCGCCTCGCGCCAACACCTTGAGGCGATCAGCCCGGTGATTGACCAGGCGCTTGAGGAGGCCGGCTGCCGGCTGGACGATATTGAAGGGCTGGTGGTTACCCGCGGTCCCGGGCTGGTCGGCGCGTTGCTGATCGGGGTCTCGGTTGCCAAGGCGCTGGCCTGGTCGCGGCGGTTGCCGCTGATCGGGGTGCATCACATCGAAGGGCATATCCTGTCGCCGCTGCTAGAGCGTGAGATTGCTTTTCCCTACCTGGCTCTTGCTGTTTCCGGCGGGCATACCCACCTTTACCGGGTCGACGGTATCGGACGCTACAGGATTCTCGGCCGGACTCTGGATGATGCCGCCGGTGAAGCGTTCGACAAGGTCGCCAAACTGCTTGGGCTCGGCTATCCCGGCGGCGCAGTGATTGACCGTCTGGCCAGCGAAGGCGATCCGCGGGCGATCCGTTTTCCGCGACCGATGCTGAACCGGGACAACCTCGACTTCAGCTTCAGCGGCATCAAAACCTCGGTGATGAATCATGTTCGCAGCACCGGCGCCCTGAGCGAGCGGCAGGTCCGGGATGTTGCGGCCGGATTCCAGGCGGCGGTGGTCGAAGTCCTGACCGCCAAGACGTTGCGGGCGGCCGAAGAAGAGAACCTGGAACGCATCGTGGTTGCCGGAGGAGTCGCCTGCAACAGCGGCCTGCGTCGCCGTTTTGCCGCCGAGAGCGGAGCGCGCGGGATGAGGGTCGATTTCCCGAGCCCGGCTCTGTGCGGGGATAATGCCGCGATGCTCGGTGTCGCCGGAGACTATTACCTGCGCAACGGTGCGCGGGCATCACTTGATTTGAATGCCGTGCCGGTCTGGCCGCTGGACCAGGCTGCACCAATGATGGCATGA
- a CDS encoding aminotransferase class V-fold PLP-dependent enzyme — MSIYLDNAATSFPKPESVYRAVERAMRHAGGNPGRGGHRFSLDAGREVLETRETLARFFAVEDAARIVFTSGATEGINLALFGLLQPGDRVVTTSMEHNALMRPLYALQQRGIEVEQVVTGRDGIVDVSELQRACRVPTRLLAIGHCSNVSGSIQPLETIIPWCRDHGILTLVDAAQSAGHLPLSVARLGVHLLAVPGHKGLLGPAGTGFLYVDPELRLEPLLYGGTGINSTMRTMPEDLPERLEAGTLNVPGLAGLRAGVEYLQQQGPERLEARLNELVDRLLAGLEAVPGVTLYGPARGERRGNVVSFNLDGMDAAEVGYRLEQQFGICVRVGLHCAPDAHRSLGSFPGGTVRVSPGIFTRPEQVEKLLTAVALLGDPSARNDKE; from the coding sequence ATGAGTATTTATCTCGATAACGCGGCGACATCATTCCCTAAACCCGAATCGGTCTATCGTGCCGTCGAACGCGCCATGCGGCACGCGGGAGGCAACCCCGGTCGCGGCGGCCATCGTTTTTCTCTCGACGCCGGTCGTGAGGTTCTGGAAACGCGCGAAACACTGGCGCGTTTTTTTGCTGTTGAGGATGCCGCCCGTATTGTATTTACATCGGGTGCCACCGAGGGAATCAACCTGGCGCTGTTCGGTCTGCTGCAGCCGGGCGACCGGGTTGTGACCACCAGCATGGAGCATAATGCCCTGATGCGGCCGCTGTATGCCCTGCAGCAGCGCGGCATCGAGGTCGAACAGGTGGTGACCGGTCGTGACGGCATTGTCGACGTCAGCGAACTGCAGCGTGCCTGCCGGGTTCCGACCCGGCTGCTCGCCATCGGCCACTGTTCCAATGTCAGCGGTTCCATCCAGCCGCTGGAGACAATCATCCCCTGGTGCCGGGACCATGGCATCCTGACCCTGGTGGATGCCGCTCAGAGCGCCGGTCACCTGCCGCTGTCAGTCGCCCGCCTCGGGGTTCATCTGCTGGCTGTCCCCGGACACAAGGGGCTGCTCGGCCCGGCCGGCACCGGGTTTCTCTATGTCGACCCGGAACTGCGGCTGGAGCCGCTGCTTTACGGCGGAACGGGCATCAATTCGACCATGCGGACCATGCCCGAAGATCTGCCCGAGCGTCTGGAGGCCGGGACGTTGAATGTTCCCGGCCTGGCCGGTCTGCGGGCCGGCGTCGAATATCTTCAGCAGCAGGGTCCGGAGCGGCTCGAAGCCAGGCTCAATGAGCTGGTGGACCGCTTGCTCGCCGGGCTTGAAGCTGTTCCCGGCGTCACCCTCTACGGCCCGGCGCGGGGAGAGCGGCGCGGCAATGTCGTGTCCTTCAATCTTGACGGCATGGATGCGGCTGAAGTCGGTTACCGTCTTGAACAGCAGTTCGGCATCTGTGTCCGGGTCGGGCTGCACTGCGCCCCCGATGCTCATCGCAGCCTCGGGTCGTTTCCGGGAGGGACGGTCCGGGTCAGTCCCGGCATCTTCACCCGTCCGGAACAGGTTGAGAAGCTGCTGACTGCGGTTGCCCTCCTGGGTGATCCGTCAGCCCGCAACGATAAAGAATAA
- the pqqD gene encoding pyrroloquinoline quinone biosynthesis peptide chaperone PqqD produces MNRPQRHTAIVWRHETGRERELLAAQQQGEDISDGGTVILVHQGTMHQLNLLGGEIWLRCDGERSLEQIINELAGEYEVDRGELEQDVRDFVADLEQRGWLIDG; encoded by the coding sequence GTGAACAGACCACAACGTCATACAGCTATTGTCTGGCGGCATGAAACCGGACGGGAGCGGGAACTCCTGGCCGCTCAGCAGCAGGGCGAGGATATCTCCGACGGCGGGACGGTGATCCTGGTCCACCAGGGAACCATGCATCAGCTCAATCTGCTTGGTGGGGAAATCTGGTTGCGTTGCGACGGAGAGCGCAGCCTGGAGCAGATTATCAATGAGCTGGCGGGCGAATATGAGGTCGACCGGGGTGAACTGGAACAGGATGTCCGCGACTTTGTCGCCGACCTTGAACAGCGGGGGTGGCTGATCGATGGCTGA
- a CDS encoding SPASM domain-containing protein yields MTALDHLDAPLRMTWFLDDRLAPARQILLAERLVEAGLFELTLTGHPLRCPVLKEILGILAGRGMQVSLVVTADDRDLLPVTGQPPARVLLDLGPSPGDVVPDWRGIEGHVQSLREAGCFPGLQLLPLRSSIRLLPDLFLLATDLAVDQVLLPNVPLTDFAGEDPGPRLLRAEDLESFAGFWERIDPRPPIPSGLVVHDLFLWEILCPGQRRDHYSGCQAGNSLGHLDAAGILYPCSSWNQPLGALFDAALTDLWQGDLRRSIRDDIARQPDACNGCRVYARCLAGCRGLSRAFSSEDDEGRGRDLMCSGRRDL; encoded by the coding sequence ATGACAGCTCTCGATCATCTCGACGCGCCATTGCGCATGACCTGGTTCCTTGATGACCGTCTCGCCCCGGCGCGACAGATCCTGCTCGCCGAACGGCTGGTCGAGGCCGGGCTCTTTGAACTGACCCTGACCGGTCACCCTCTCAGATGTCCGGTGCTGAAGGAAATTCTCGGGATTCTTGCCGGGCGCGGCATGCAGGTCAGTCTGGTTGTCACCGCTGACGACAGGGATCTGTTGCCCGTGACCGGCCAGCCGCCGGCGCGGGTGTTGCTCGATCTGGGGCCCTCTCCAGGGGATGTCGTTCCCGACTGGCGGGGGATTGAGGGGCATGTCCAATCGCTGCGCGAGGCAGGCTGCTTTCCCGGCCTGCAGTTGCTGCCGCTGCGTTCCTCGATCAGGTTGCTGCCCGATTTATTCCTGCTGGCGACCGACCTGGCTGTGGATCAGGTGCTTCTGCCGAACGTGCCGTTGACCGATTTTGCCGGTGAGGATCCCGGCCCTCGGCTGCTGCGGGCCGAAGATCTGGAATCTTTTGCCGGGTTCTGGGAGAGGATCGACCCCCGACCGCCGATTCCGTCCGGGCTGGTGGTTCATGATCTCTTTCTGTGGGAGATCCTCTGTCCCGGTCAACGTCGCGACCACTACAGCGGCTGTCAGGCCGGCAACAGCCTCGGGCATCTCGATGCCGCCGGTATTCTCTATCCCTGTTCGTCCTGGAACCAGCCGCTGGGGGCCTTGTTTGATGCCGCGCTCACCGATCTCTGGCAAGGGGATCTGCGTCGTTCCATACGGGATGACATCGCGCGTCAACCCGACGCGTGCAATGGTTGTCGTGTCTACGCCCGCTGTCTGGCCGGATGCCGGGGACTGTCGCGTGCTTTTTCGTCTGAAGATGATGAAGGCCGGGGACGAGATCTGATGTGTTCCGGTCGCAGAGATTTGTGA